A region from the Triticum urartu cultivar G1812 chromosome 1, Tu2.1, whole genome shotgun sequence genome encodes:
- the LOC125526022 gene encoding probable starch synthase 4, chloroplastic/amyloplastic isoform X2 — protein sequence MHRVAMEHADKVLKEKEALQRKINILETRLSETDEQHKLSSEGNFSDSPLALELGILKEENILLKEDIEFFKTKLIEVAEIEEGIFKLEKERALLDASLRELESRFIAAQADTMKLGPRDAWWEKVEKLEDLLETTANQVEHAAVILDHNHDLQDRLDKLEASLQAANISKFSCSLVDLLQQKVKLVEERFQACNCEMHSQIELYEHSTVEFHDTLSKLIEESEKRSLENFTGNMPSELWSKISLLTDGWLLEKKISYNDASMLREMVQKRDSRLREAYLSYRGTENREVMDNLLKMALPGTSSGLHIAHIAAEMAPVAKVGGLADVISGLGKALQKKGHLVEIILPKYDCMQVDQVSNLRVLDVLVQSYFEGNMFNNKIWTGTVEGLPVYFIEPQHPAMFFSRAQYYGEHDDFKRFSYFSRAALELLYQSGKKVDIIHCHDWQTAFVAPLYWDVYANLGFNSARICFTCHNFEYQGTAPARDLAWCGLDVEHLDRPDRMRDNSHGRINAVKGAVVYSNIVTTVSPTYALEVRSEGGRGLQDTLKVHSRKFLGILNGIDTDTWNPSTDRYLKVQYNAKDLQGKAANKAALREQLNLASAYPSQPLVGCITRLVAQKGVHLIRHAIYKTAELGGQFVLLGSSPVPEIQREFEGIADHFQNNNNIRLILKYDDALSHCIYAASDMFIVPSIFEPCGLTQMIAMRYGSVPIVRKTGGLNDSVFDFDDETIPMEVRNGFTFVKADEQGLSSAMERAFNCYTRKPEVWKQLVQKDMTIDFSWDTSASQYEDIYQKAVARARAVA from the exons ATGCATAGAGTT GCAATGGAACACGCTGATAAAGTTCTTAAAGAAAAGGAGGCCTTGCAGAGAAAGATAAACATTTTAGAGACGAGGTTGTCAGAAACAGATGAACAACATAAGCTTTCAAGTGAAGGGAATTTCAGTGACTCTCCACTAGCATTGGAGCTTGGTATTCTAAAGGAAGAGAACATTCTACTGAAGGAGGACATAGAATTTTTCAAAACAAAGCTTATAGAGGTTGCCGAGATAGAGGAGGGTATATTCAAATTGGAGAAAGAGCGTGCTCTTTTAGATGCTTCCCTTAGGGAGCTGGAGTCTAGGTTTATAGCCGCCCAAGCAGATACGATGAAACTTGGTCCTAGGGATGCCTGGTGGGAGAAAGTAGAAAAATTGGAAGACTTGCTTGAGACCACAGCAAACCAAGTAGAGCATGCTGCTGTGATATTGGACCACAATCATGATCTGCAGGATAGGCTTGACAAATTAGAGGCCTCACTGCAAGCAGCAAATATTTCAAAGTTCTCTTGTTCTCTTGTTGATCTTTTGCAGCAAAAAGTCAAATTGGTAGAAGAACGCTTCCAAGCATGTAATTGTGAAATGCATTCTCAGATTGAACTGTATGAGCACTCAACAGTGGAATTTCACGATACTCTTAGCAAACTAATAGAGGAAAGTGAGAAAAGATCACTGGAGAATTTTACAGGAAACATGCCTTCGGAACTATGGAGCAAAATTTCCCTTTTAACTGATGGATGGTTACTGGAGAAGAAAATATCTTACAATGACGCAAGTATGTTGCGAGAAATGGTTCAGAAAAGGGACAGTCGTCTTCGGGAAGCATACTTGTCATACAGAGGTACCGAAAACAGGGAAGTTATGGACAACTTACTTAAGATGGCATTACCAGGAACTAG TTCTGGTTTGCACATTGCCCACATAGCAGCAGAGATGGCTCCTGTCGCGAAG GTTGGTGGCCTGGCAGATGTGATATCTGGTCTCGGGAAGGCACTTCAGAAAAAAGGCCATCTAGTAGAGATCATTCTTCCCAAATACGACTGCATGCAGGTTGACCAAGTTAGCAATCTAAGG GTTTTAGATGTTCTTGTGCAGTCCTACTTCGAAGGAAATATGTTCAACAACAAAATTTGGACTGGGACTGTTGAAG GCCTACCCGTCTACTTTATTGAGCCACAGCATCCAGCGATGTTCTTTTCGAGGGCTCAGTACTATGGAGAGCATGATGACTTCAAACGTTTTTCGTACTTCAGCCGTGCGGCACTAGAATTACTTTATCAATCTGGGAAGAAAGTTGATATAATCCACTGCCATGACTGGCAAActgcatttgtt GCACCTCTTTATTGGGATGTATATGCAAATCTAGGCTTCAACTCAGCTAGAATTTGCTTCACCTGTCATAATTTTGAATATCAAGGAACTGCTCCAGCTCGTGATTTAGCATGGTGTGGCCTTGATGTTGAGCACCTAGACAGACCAGACAGGATGCGGGACAATTCGCATGGAAGAATAAATGCTGTTAAG GGAGCAGTTGTGTATTCAAACATCGTGACAACTGTCTCGCCAACGTATGCACTAGAGGTTCGCTCAGAG GGTGGGCGTGGACTCCAAGATACACTTAAAGTACATTCCAGGAAATTTCTTGGGATACTTAATGGAATCGACACAGATACATGGAACCCTTCCACAGATAGGTATCTGAAGGTCCAGTATAATGCTAAGGATCTCCAGGGAAAGGCAGCCAATAAAGCAGCCCTCAGAGAGCAACTAAACCTGGCTTCTGCATATCCTTCACAACCACTG GTTGGTTGCATTACCAGGCTAGTTGCTCAGAAGGGTGTACATCTTATCAGGCATGCAATCTACAAAACAGCTGAATTAGGAGGACAGTTTGTCCTTCTGGGTTCAAGTCCAGTACCAGAAATTCAG AGGGAGTTTGAAGGTATTGCAGACCATTTTCAGAACAACAACAATATCCGGCTGATTTTGAAGTATGATGATGCGCTGTCTCATTGCATATATGCTGCGTCTGACATGTTCATTGTTCCCTCTATATTTGAGCCATGTGGCCTCACTCAG ATGATAGCCATGAGATATGGTTCTGTGCCGATTGTTCGGAAAACTGGTGGGCTGAATGACAG TGTCTTTGACTTCGACGACGAAACAATACCCATGGAGGTGCGGAACGGCTTTACATTTGTCAAGGCCGACGAACAG GGCCTAAGCAGCGCGATGGAGAGGGCGTTCAACTGCTACACGAGGAAGCCCGAGGTCTGGAAACAGCTTGTGCAGAAAGACATGACGATCGATTTCAGCTGGGACACCTCGGCTTCGCAGTACGAGGACATCTACCAGAAGGCGGTGGCTCGAGCGAGGGCGGTGGCGTGA
- the LOC125526022 gene encoding probable starch synthase 4, chloroplastic/amyloplastic isoform X1 codes for MACSAAAGVEATALLSPRCPAPSPPDGRSRRRLALASRTRHRSLRAAAQRPHKSATGADPLYNNRANVRSDEASVSAEKERQRKYNDGDGISNLKLEDLVGMIQNTEKNILLLNQARLQAMEHADKVLKEKEALQRKINILETRLSETDEQHKLSSEGNFSDSPLALELGILKEENILLKEDIEFFKTKLIEVAEIEEGIFKLEKERALLDASLRELESRFIAAQADTMKLGPRDAWWEKVEKLEDLLETTANQVEHAAVILDHNHDLQDRLDKLEASLQAANISKFSCSLVDLLQQKVKLVEERFQACNCEMHSQIELYEHSTVEFHDTLSKLIEESEKRSLENFTGNMPSELWSKISLLTDGWLLEKKISYNDASMLREMVQKRDSRLREAYLSYRGTENREVMDNLLKMALPGTSSGLHIAHIAAEMAPVAKVGGLADVISGLGKALQKKGHLVEIILPKYDCMQVDQVSNLRVLDVLVQSYFEGNMFNNKIWTGTVEGLPVYFIEPQHPAMFFSRAQYYGEHDDFKRFSYFSRAALELLYQSGKKVDIIHCHDWQTAFVAPLYWDVYANLGFNSARICFTCHNFEYQGTAPARDLAWCGLDVEHLDRPDRMRDNSHGRINAVKGAVVYSNIVTTVSPTYALEVRSEGGRGLQDTLKVHSRKFLGILNGIDTDTWNPSTDRYLKVQYNAKDLQGKAANKAALREQLNLASAYPSQPLVGCITRLVAQKGVHLIRHAIYKTAELGGQFVLLGSSPVPEIQREFEGIADHFQNNNNIRLILKYDDALSHCIYAASDMFIVPSIFEPCGLTQMIAMRYGSVPIVRKTGGLNDSVFDFDDETIPMEVRNGFTFVKADEQGLSSAMERAFNCYTRKPEVWKQLVQKDMTIDFSWDTSASQYEDIYQKAVARARAVA; via the exons ATGGCGTGCTCCGCGGCGGCGGGCGTCGAGGCGACCGCCCTCCTGTCCCCGCGCTGCCCCGCCCCTTCCCCGCCCGACGGCcgctcccgccgccgcctcgccctcgcCTCCCGCACGCGCCACCGCAGCCTCAG GGCGGCCGCGCAGCGCCCTCACAAGAGCGCAACCGGCGCCGACCCCCTTTATAACAACAGGGCCAATGTGCGGAGCGACGAGGCGTCGGTTTCCGCTGAAAAAGAACGGCAAAGG AAATACAATGATGGAGATGGCATATCAAACCTTAAGCTGGAAGATTTGGTAGGAATGATACAGAACACCGAGAAGA ATATACTTCTTTTGAATCAAGCTCGTCTTCAGGCAATGGAACACGCTGATAAAGTTCTTAAAGAAAAGGAGGCCTTGCAGAGAAAGATAAACATTTTAGAGACGAGGTTGTCAGAAACAGATGAACAACATAAGCTTTCAAGTGAAGGGAATTTCAGTGACTCTCCACTAGCATTGGAGCTTGGTATTCTAAAGGAAGAGAACATTCTACTGAAGGAGGACATAGAATTTTTCAAAACAAAGCTTATAGAGGTTGCCGAGATAGAGGAGGGTATATTCAAATTGGAGAAAGAGCGTGCTCTTTTAGATGCTTCCCTTAGGGAGCTGGAGTCTAGGTTTATAGCCGCCCAAGCAGATACGATGAAACTTGGTCCTAGGGATGCCTGGTGGGAGAAAGTAGAAAAATTGGAAGACTTGCTTGAGACCACAGCAAACCAAGTAGAGCATGCTGCTGTGATATTGGACCACAATCATGATCTGCAGGATAGGCTTGACAAATTAGAGGCCTCACTGCAAGCAGCAAATATTTCAAAGTTCTCTTGTTCTCTTGTTGATCTTTTGCAGCAAAAAGTCAAATTGGTAGAAGAACGCTTCCAAGCATGTAATTGTGAAATGCATTCTCAGATTGAACTGTATGAGCACTCAACAGTGGAATTTCACGATACTCTTAGCAAACTAATAGAGGAAAGTGAGAAAAGATCACTGGAGAATTTTACAGGAAACATGCCTTCGGAACTATGGAGCAAAATTTCCCTTTTAACTGATGGATGGTTACTGGAGAAGAAAATATCTTACAATGACGCAAGTATGTTGCGAGAAATGGTTCAGAAAAGGGACAGTCGTCTTCGGGAAGCATACTTGTCATACAGAGGTACCGAAAACAGGGAAGTTATGGACAACTTACTTAAGATGGCATTACCAGGAACTAG TTCTGGTTTGCACATTGCCCACATAGCAGCAGAGATGGCTCCTGTCGCGAAG GTTGGTGGCCTGGCAGATGTGATATCTGGTCTCGGGAAGGCACTTCAGAAAAAAGGCCATCTAGTAGAGATCATTCTTCCCAAATACGACTGCATGCAGGTTGACCAAGTTAGCAATCTAAGG GTTTTAGATGTTCTTGTGCAGTCCTACTTCGAAGGAAATATGTTCAACAACAAAATTTGGACTGGGACTGTTGAAG GCCTACCCGTCTACTTTATTGAGCCACAGCATCCAGCGATGTTCTTTTCGAGGGCTCAGTACTATGGAGAGCATGATGACTTCAAACGTTTTTCGTACTTCAGCCGTGCGGCACTAGAATTACTTTATCAATCTGGGAAGAAAGTTGATATAATCCACTGCCATGACTGGCAAActgcatttgtt GCACCTCTTTATTGGGATGTATATGCAAATCTAGGCTTCAACTCAGCTAGAATTTGCTTCACCTGTCATAATTTTGAATATCAAGGAACTGCTCCAGCTCGTGATTTAGCATGGTGTGGCCTTGATGTTGAGCACCTAGACAGACCAGACAGGATGCGGGACAATTCGCATGGAAGAATAAATGCTGTTAAG GGAGCAGTTGTGTATTCAAACATCGTGACAACTGTCTCGCCAACGTATGCACTAGAGGTTCGCTCAGAG GGTGGGCGTGGACTCCAAGATACACTTAAAGTACATTCCAGGAAATTTCTTGGGATACTTAATGGAATCGACACAGATACATGGAACCCTTCCACAGATAGGTATCTGAAGGTCCAGTATAATGCTAAGGATCTCCAGGGAAAGGCAGCCAATAAAGCAGCCCTCAGAGAGCAACTAAACCTGGCTTCTGCATATCCTTCACAACCACTG GTTGGTTGCATTACCAGGCTAGTTGCTCAGAAGGGTGTACATCTTATCAGGCATGCAATCTACAAAACAGCTGAATTAGGAGGACAGTTTGTCCTTCTGGGTTCAAGTCCAGTACCAGAAATTCAG AGGGAGTTTGAAGGTATTGCAGACCATTTTCAGAACAACAACAATATCCGGCTGATTTTGAAGTATGATGATGCGCTGTCTCATTGCATATATGCTGCGTCTGACATGTTCATTGTTCCCTCTATATTTGAGCCATGTGGCCTCACTCAG ATGATAGCCATGAGATATGGTTCTGTGCCGATTGTTCGGAAAACTGGTGGGCTGAATGACAG TGTCTTTGACTTCGACGACGAAACAATACCCATGGAGGTGCGGAACGGCTTTACATTTGTCAAGGCCGACGAACAG GGCCTAAGCAGCGCGATGGAGAGGGCGTTCAACTGCTACACGAGGAAGCCCGAGGTCTGGAAACAGCTTGTGCAGAAAGACATGACGATCGATTTCAGCTGGGACACCTCGGCTTCGCAGTACGAGGACATCTACCAGAAGGCGGTGGCTCGAGCGAGGGCGGTGGCGTGA
- the LOC125525987 gene encoding glycerophosphodiester phosphodiesterase GDPDL7-like: protein MGATYPLVFLILLLLHGTKAASDPPVPGWLTLSGRRPLVIARGGLSGVVPESSQLAYSMAMGSSLCEVVLFCDLQFSSDGVGFCHGSLRLDNSSNIAEKFADRGSTYQVNGRDVQGWFSLDFKSEELHSVLLVQNVLSRSNTFDRTQELLSLDNVVQSVLAQKGELHVIWVNIEYNSFFLEHGLSGEDYILGLPKEFPVTRVSSPEFAFLKSLSGKVRSDIKLIFRFLREDLVEPTTKRTYGELLKDLKSIKAFASGILVPKQFIWPQNKDMYLEPSTSLVKDAHALGLEVYASGFANDDPCMSYNYSYDPSAEILQFIDNSDFSVDGVLTDNPPTASGAIVCMAHTKGNAFVFPIAKDGAPPGVEANVRPLIITHNGASGVFSDSTDLAYQQAVKDGADIIDCWVRMSKDGVAFCLGSTDLNSSTTAATTFLEKMTTVNEIQNKSGIFSFDLLWSEIQTLKPNLVGPFADARLERNPAAKNAGKFMTLAEFLDFAKASNITGILIGIEHATYLIARSLDVVDAVSKALVKSGYDKETCKQRVLIQSEDAPVLAAFKTFPKFQRVLTIEFDISDASKPSVDEILEFANAVKLRRSSAARVNGFFLEGFTNSLVDRLHAGNLHVYVGVLKNEFMNLAFDYWADPLVEIATDTLSVGADGIVTEFPATAAAYFRSPCANYERKDLPYMIAPATPGGLLQLAATGSVPPAPPPAPVLQPQDILQQQLPVCPNDPMFRTFRCRLGPKETPTGKPEYNINMASLDD, encoded by the exons ATGGGAGCAACATATCCTCTCGTTTTCTTGATCCTCTTACTTCTTCATGGAACCAAGGCTGCTTCGGATCCTCCAGTACCGGGATGGCTGACTCTGAGTG GTCGTCGTCCTCTAGTCATTGCTCGTGGGGGTTTGTCTGGGGTAGTGCCTGAGTCAAGCCAGCTTGCATACAGCATGGCAATGGGAAGTAGCTTGTGTGAGGTGGTTCTGTTCTGCGACCTGCAATTCTCTAGCGACGGTGTGGGCTTCTGCCATGGCAGCTTGAGACTTGACAATTCGTCAAATATTGCTGAGAAGTTCGCTGACAGGGGCTCGACTTATCAAGTGAATGGACGAGATGTTCAAGGATGGTTTTCTCTGGATTTCAAATCAGAGGAGCTACATAGTGTCCTAT TGGTTCAGAATGTTTTGTCTCGCTCAAATACATTTGACAGAACACAGGAACTGTTGTCGCTTGACAATGTGGTTCAAAGCGTCTTGGCTCAAAAAGGCGAGCTTCATGTAATTTGGGTCAACATAGAG TACAACTCGTTTTTTCTGGAGCACGGATTAAGTGGCGAAGATTACATATTGGGACTACCAAAAGAATTTCCTGTCACTCGCGTCTCCTCACCAGAATTTGCATTCTTAAAAAGTCTCAGTGGAAAGGTCAGAAGTGATATAAAGTTGATTTTCCGGTTTCTCCGTGAAGACCTTGTTGAGCCTACGACAAAGAGAACATATGGAGAACTTCTGAAAGACCTGAAATCTATCAAGGCCTTTGCATCGGGGATTCTTGTTCCCAAGCAATTTATTTGGCCACAGAATAAGGATATGTACTTGGAGCCGTCTACCAGTTTGGTCAAAGATGCACATGCCCTAGGGCTGGAAGTGTACGCATCTGGATTTGCCAATGATGATCCCTGTATGAGTTACAACTACAGCTATGATCCCAGCGCGGAAATCTTGCAGTTCATAGACAATTCAGACTTCTCGGTCGACGGCGTTTTAACAGACAATCCACCTACCGCATCAGGAGCCATAG TGTGCATGGCACATACCAAGGGCAATGCATTCGTTTTTCCTATTGCTAAAGATGGAGCTCCTCCAG GAGTAGAAGCAAACGTCAGGCCACTGATCATAACCCACAATGGTGCGAGTGGCGTCTTCTCAGACAGCACGGACCTTGCCTACCAACAAGCGGTGAAAGATGGCGCGGACATAATAGATTGCTGGGTCCGGATGTCGAAAGACGGGGTCGCCTTCTGCCTGGGCTCTACAGATCTCAACAGCAGCACGACAGCAGCCACAACTTTCTTGGAAAAAATGACAACTGTCAATGAGATACAGAACAAGTCGGGCATTTTCTCGTTTGATCTCTTATGGAGCGAGATCCAAACCTTAAAAC CCAACCTTGTCGGTCCATTCGCAGACGCACGCCTGGAGAGAAATCCTGCGGCGAAGAACGCTGGCAAATTTATGACACTGGCTGAGTTCCTTGATTTTGCAAAAGCCAGCAACATCACTGGTATACTGATTGGCATAGAG CATGCTACGTACCTTATAGCCAGAAGCCTTGACGTGGTGGATGCGGTCTCCAAAGCGCTTGTCAAGTCCGGGTACGACAAGGAGACCTGTAAGCAGCGCGTGCTCATACAGTCAGAGGACGCCCCGGTGCTTGCGGCGTTCAAGACGTTCCCCAAGTTCCAGCGGGTGCTGACGATCGAGTTCGACATAAGCGACGCCTCCAAGCCTTCGGTGGATGAGATATTAGAGTTTGCAAACGCGGTGAAGCTCAGGCGCAGCTCTGCCGCGCGGGTCAACGGCTTCTTCCTGGAGGGGTTCACCAATTCCTTGGTCGACAGGCTGCATGCCGGCAATTTGCACGTGTATGTCGGCGTCCTCAAGAATGAGTTCATGAACCTCGCGTTCGACTACTGGGCCGACCCCTTGGTGGAGATCGCCACGGACACGTTGTCGGTGGGCGCCGACGGGATCGTGACCGAGTTCCCTGCCACTGCAGCTGCATACTTCA GGAGCCCATGCGCCAACTACGAAAGAAAGGACCTTCCCTACATGATCGCCCCCGCCACACCCGGCGGCTTGCTCCAGCTGGCTGCCACTGGCTCGGTCCCTCCGGCGCCCCCTCCGGCGCCGGTGCTCCAGCCCCAGGACATCCTGCAACAGCAGCTGCCGGTGTGCCCCAACGACCCCATGTTCCGGACCTTCCGCTGCCGCCTGGGGCCCAAGGAGACGCCGACGGGGAAACCTGAGTACAACATCAATATGGCTAGCCTAGATGACTAG